One Romboutsia sp. 13368 genomic window carries:
- a CDS encoding alpha-hydroxy-acid oxidizing protein, whose amino-acid sequence MSFKEVEKIARQNLNGSCKVCKVCNGIACAGEVPGMGGKGSGSSFIENRKSLEKVKINMRVIHNVSNPDITIELFGKKMEAPIFAAPLTGTTLNMGGQISERDYIEPVVKGCIESGVFAMVGDTAVDAFLLENLSVLKENDGQGIVFIKPWENDDIINKIKLAEESNAIAVGVDIDACGLVTLSMHGKKVVPKTIEDLKLLKNSTNLPFIVKGIMTVEDALMAVEAGVDAIVVSNHGGRVLDCTPGVCEVLPDIAKVVKGKVTILADGGVRNGVDVLKMIGLGADAVLIGRPFVTASFGGQTEGVVSYVENIKNELVSTMILTGCQSIKDIDSKVIYNY is encoded by the coding sequence ATGAGCTTTAAAGAAGTTGAAAAAATTGCAAGACAAAATTTAAATGGAAGTTGTAAAGTATGCAAAGTATGTAATGGAATAGCTTGTGCTGGTGAAGTTCCTGGTATGGGTGGAAAAGGAAGTGGATCTTCATTTATTGAAAATAGAAAAAGTTTAGAAAAAGTAAAAATAAATATGAGGGTTATACATAATGTATCTAATCCTGATATTACTATAGAGTTATTTGGAAAGAAAATGGAGGCTCCAATATTTGCAGCCCCACTAACAGGTACAACTTTAAATATGGGTGGCCAAATATCTGAAAGAGATTATATTGAACCTGTTGTAAAAGGTTGTATAGAAAGTGGTGTATTTGCAATGGTTGGAGATACTGCAGTAGATGCTTTTTTGCTAGAAAATTTAAGTGTATTAAAAGAAAATGATGGACAAGGTATAGTATTTATAAAGCCATGGGAAAATGACGATATAATAAATAAAATAAAATTAGCTGAAGAATCAAATGCCATAGCAGTAGGTGTTGATATAGATGCATGTGGACTAGTTACTTTATCAATGCATGGTAAGAAGGTAGTTCCTAAAACTATAGAAGATTTAAAGTTACTTAAAAACTCTACAAATTTACCTTTTATAGTTAAAGGGATAATGACAGTTGAAGATGCTTTAATGGCTGTTGAAGCAGGTGTAGATGCTATAGTTGTATCAAATCATGGTGGTAGAGTTCTTGATTGTACACCAGGAGTATGCGAAGTACTTCCAGATATAGCTAAAGTAGTAAAAGGGAAAGTTACTATACTTGCTGATGGAGGAGTTAGAAACGGAGTAGATGTACTTAAGATGATAGGTTTAGGTGCAGATGCAGTATTAATAGGAAGACCATTTGTAACAGCTTCATTTGGTGGTCAAACAGAAGGTGTTGTATCTTATGTTGAGAATATAAAAAATGAATTAGTTTCAACTATGATTTTAACAGGATGTCAATCTATAAAGGATATTGATAGTAAAGTAATATATAATTATTAA